CGGATGCGGAACGCCTCGTGCGCCGCCGCGCGGGCCAGCTCAGCGGTGCGGGTGGACCCGAACGGCCCGAGGTACGTCGCGCCGTCGTCGGCGATCTTGCGCACGACGGCCAGGCGGGGGAACCGCTCCGTCGTGAGCTTGAGGTACAGCGCGCGCTCCGGGTAGCGGGAGCGGCGGTTGTAGCGGGGCTTGTGCTCGGCGATGAGGCGCAGCTCGCGGACCTCCGCCTCCAGGCCGTGGCTGCACTCGACGTGGTCGACGCGTTCGGCGCAGGCGACCATCTCGGCCATCCGCGTGCGCGGCTCGGAGGCGACGAAGTAGTTGCGGACGCGCGCCCGGAGGTCCTTCGACTTGCCGACGTAGAGGACGCGGCCGTTGCCGTCGCGGAACAGGTAGACGCCGGGCCGGTGGGGGAGGTGGTCGGCGAGGTAGCGCTTGCGCCGCTGCTCGGGCGGCACGAGCGAGGAGAACGTGCGCAGCTCCTCCAGCGAGTGGACGCCGAGGTTGCCGAGCCGCTCGACCAGGCCGTGCAGCACGTCGGTGGTCGCCTGGGCGTCGGCGAGCGCGCGGTGGCACGGCGTGACGCTGGTGCGGAAGACGCGGGACAGGGTGGAGAGCTTGACGTCCGGCGCCTCGTCGCGGGTCAGCACGCGGCGGGCCAGCGTCACGGTGTCGAGGTGGTCGAAGCCGGGCCACTCGTACCCGGTCCGCGCGCAGGCCGCCTTGAGGAACCCGAGGTCGAACGGCGAGTTGTGCGCGACCAGCACCGCCCCGCGCGCGAACTCCAGGAACGCCGGCACCACCTGCTCGATCTTCGGCGCCGCCACGACCATCGCGTCCGTGATGCCGGTGAGCACGGCGATGAACGGCGGGATCGGCCCGCCCGGGTCGACCAGCGTCTGGAACTCGCCCTCCACGACGCCGCCGCGCACCCGGACCGCGCCGATCTCGGTGATCGCGCTGGTCGCGGGGGACCCTCCCGTCGTCTCGAGGTCGACGACGACGAACGTCGTGTCGCGCAGCGGCGTGCCGAGCTCGTCGAACGCACCCTGCACCGCCGTCGCCGTCATGCACCGGGACGTTAGGAGGGGGGTGTGACAAGTTCCGCGCGGCGCGCCGGGGGAGGGCGGCCGGGGACGGGCCGGCCGGCGAACCCCCGGCCGGCGAACGCCCGGCGGCCGGGGCGTCCGGGAAGCGTTCTGCGCTTTCTCCGTGCGGGGGCCGCTTCCGGGAAGCGCCGGGAACGGGGGCGCGCGGCGGGGCGCGGTCAGTCGCGCGGGCAGGTGACGAGCAGGCGGATCGTCGCGACGGCGGCGCCGGTCGTGGCCAGCGCCGCGACGACGGCCGCGACGAGCCCCGTGGCCGGGCCGGCGACGGCACTCGCGCCCGCGCCGATCCCGGCGCTCGCGGTGAGCGCGGCGGCGGTGGCGACGGCGGCGGCGCTGCGCGCCTCGCGCAGCGTGAGCGGCTCCCGGTGCATGGCGGCCTCCTTCGGGGACGTCGACACCGTTCTGCCCGCACGCACCGCGTTCCTCCGGTGGCGGCGCGTGACGTCGGTCACATCGGTGAGAGGCTTCGCGACATGACCGAGGAGACGTTGCGGGAGGTCGCGGAGCGGCTGGCCGAACGCCGTGCCGACGCGCTGCGCATGGGCGGCGACGAGCTGGTCAAGCGCCAGCACTCGCTGGGCAAGCTGACGGTGCGGGAGCGGCTGGAGCTGCTGTTCGACCCGGGGACGTTCGTGGAGTCGGGGCTGCTCGCGGGCGCGGTCGACTCGCCGCAGTCGCAGGGGAAGCGGACGCCCGCCGACGGCTGCGTGACCGGCGTCGGCGAGGTCGACGGGCGCAGGGTCGTCGTGGTGGCGTACGACTTCACGGTGCTGGCGGGCTCGATCGGCCTGCACGGCGAGCGGAAGGCGGCGCGCGCCCGCGACCTGGCGACCAAGCACGGGATGCCGATCGTGTACCTGCTCGACTCGGCCGGGGCGCGGGTCACCGAGACGGTGGGGGCGGCGTTCGCGGGCGCGGGCGACCTGTTCCGCGAGCTGACGACGATGAGCGGGGCGGTGCCGCAGGTCGCCGCGATGATGGGGCCGTGCTCGGCCGGGACGGCGTACATCCCGGCGCTCTGCGACTTCGTGCCGATGGTGAAGGGCACCTCCAGCATGGCGCTGGCCGGCGTGCACCTCGTGCGCGCGGCGACCGGCGAGGAGGTCACCGAGGAGGAGATGGGCGGCAGCGCCGTCCACAACAAGGTCTCCGGCGTCGCTGACCGGGAGGCCGCCGACGACCGCGACTGCCTGGCGATGGTGCGCGACTACCTCTCCTACATGCCGTCGCGCTACGGCGAGCCGGTGCCGTTGCGACCGACGGAGGACCCCGCCGACCGCCGGTGCGAGGAGCTGTACGACCTGGTGCCCGCCAACAACCGCCGCGCGTACGACATGCGCCGCGTCGTGAAGGTGCTCGCCGACGACGGGGCGTTCTTCCCGATGAAGCCGGACTGGGCGAAGAGCGTCATCACCGGGTTCGCGCGGTTCGGCGGGCGGACGGCCGGCGTCGTCGCCAGCCAGCCGATGCAGATGGGCGGCGCGCTGGACATGCACAGCGCCGACAAGGCGGCGCGGTTCGTCAACCTCTGCGACTCGTTCGAGATCCCGCTGGTCTTCCTGGTCGACGTGCCCGGCTTCCTCGTCGGGAAGAAGGTCGAGCACGACGGGATCATCCGGCACGGCGCGAAGCTCCTCTACAACGTCTCCGAGGCCACCGTCCCGAAGGTCACCGTCGTGCTGCGCAAGGCGTACGGCGCCGGCTACTTCGTCATGGCCGGGCGCGCGTACGAGTCCGACCACCTGGTGGCCTGGCCGAGCGCGGAGTTCAGCGTCATGGGGCCGGAGGGCGCGGTGAACATCCTGTTCCGCAAGCAGCTCGCCGCGGCCGAGAGCGACGAGGCGCGGGAGGCGTTGCGGGAGCAGCTCGTCAACGGCATCCGGCAGAGCATCGACCCGTACCTCGCGGCGCGGATGGCGTTCGTCGACGACCTGATCGACCCGGCGGACACGCGGCGGCACATCTGCCACGCGCTGGCGGCGGCGGCGGGCAAGCGGGTGCCGCGGCCGGCCCGCAAGCGCGGCGTCTCGCCGGTGTAGCGGTCAGGCGGCGGCGGTACGCAGCGCCGGCAGCGCGTCCCACACGACCGGCACGTGCCGCATGACCAGCGCGCAGTCCAGCTCGGCCGAGCCGGGCGGCAGCGCGTCGAAGAACGACGACCGCGCGCTGTGCACGTGCCCGGCCTCGACCGCCCAGCGGTTCGTGCGCAGCGCCATCCCGTCGTACCGCCCGCCGTCGCGCGACGCGGAGAACCCGTCCGACCCGGCCTCGAAGAACGCCGACGCCGCGCCCAGGTCCGCGAACAGCCGGCTGCCGGTGAGCGCCGGCGCCACCGACACGTCCACCGCCACGTCGCCGTCGCCGTCCCGCGAGGCGAACGCCACCCGCAGCCGCGTGGCGTCCTCCACCACGTCGAACCGCGCCCGGTGGTACTCGCCGGTGAACACCCGCCCGCCCAGCGCCGCCGACACCCACGACGAGGTGTCGCGGCGCGGGATGTAGACGCCGTGGCGGGTCTCGCCGCGTTCCTCCCAGGTCACCGCGAAGCGGTGCGCGGCGTTCTCCGTCCGCACCCCCACGGGGAACGGCAGCCAGGCCGGCCGCAGCCGCCCCAGCCGGATCAGGCAGATGCCGGCGACCGCGTAGCCGTTGACGAGCTGGGGCCGGAACGGCGCGGGCAGCAGCGCGGCGGCCACGTCGGGGTCGAGGCGGTAGTTGACGAGCAGGCGGCGTTCCATGACACCCGCCACCGCCGGCATCCGCACGCGTCCCCTCCGTCCACAGGTCCGGGCTCCACGGTACGCGCTGTCCACAGATTCGCTCCCTGGTTCGCCACGGGGTTGCGCGGGGACCCAGACTGGTGCCGTACCCGCCGCGACCCGTGAAGGAGACGCCTTCGTGCCGACGCTCCCGGCGCTGATGCCGCCGACGTCCTCGATGTTCCTCGTGCCCGAGACGAGGGACCAGCCGATGCACGTCGGCGGGCTCCAGCTCTTCGAGCCGCCGGAGGGGGCCGGCCCCGACTACATCTCCGGGCTGTACCGCGAGGCGATCGCGGCGACCGAGGTGGCGCCGCTGTTCCGGCGGCGCCCGCACCGCGGGCTGTCCACGCTGGGCCAGTGGGCGTGGGCCGACGACGGGGACATCGACCTGGAGCACCACATCCGGCACTCGGCGCTGCCCCGGCCGGGTCGGGTGCGCGAGCTGCTCGCGCTGACCTCGCGGCTGCACGGGACGCTGCTCGACCGGCACCGGCCACTGTGGGAGACGCACCTCATCGAGGGGCTGGACGACGGGCGGTTCGCCGTCTACTCGAAGACCCACCACGCGCTGATGGACGGGGTCTCCGCGCTCCGCCTGCTCGAACGCAGCCTCTCCCGCGACCCCGCCGAGCGGCTGCCGCTGCCGTTCGTGTCCCGCCCGCGCGCGGCGCGCTCGCCGCGCGACGGCGACGGCGACGGCGGGGAGAACGCCGTGCTGCACGCGGCCCACGCCGCCGCCGAGGCGGTCGGCGACATCGCCGGGCTCACGCCCCGGCTGCTGTCGATCGCGGCGCGGGCGCTGCGCGAGCAGGCCGTCGCGCTACCCGGCCAGGCGCCGCGCAGCATGCTCAACGTGCCGATCACCGGCAGCCGCCGCTTCGCCGCCGACGCGTGGGACCTGGCCCGCATCCGCGCCGTCGGCAAGGCCGCCGACGCCACCGTCAACGACGTGGTGCTCGCGATGTGCGCGGGCGCGCTGCGCGACTACCTGCTCGCGCAGGACGCGCTGCCCGACGCGCCGCTCGTCGCCATGACGCCGGTCTCCCTGCGCGGCGGCGACGACGAGGGGGAGGGCAACGCCGTCGGCGCCGTCCTCGTCAGCCTCGGCACCGACCTCGCCGACGACGAGGCGCGGCTGCTCGCGATCCGCGAGTCGACCCGCCAGGCGAAGGCGTCGCTCGCCGGGCTGAGCCAGCTCCAGGTGACGGCGCTCTCCGCCGTCGTCATGACGCCGTTGCTGCTCAACCTGCTGGGGATCGCGC
This genomic interval from Mycobacteriales bacterium contains the following:
- a CDS encoding DUF2071 domain-containing protein gives rise to the protein MPAVAGVMERRLLVNYRLDPDVAAALLPAPFRPQLVNGYAVAGICLIRLGRLRPAWLPFPVGVRTENAAHRFAVTWEERGETRHGVYIPRRDTSSWVSAALGGRVFTGEYHRARFDVVEDATRLRVAFASRDGDGDVAVDVSVAPALTGSRLFADLGAASAFFEAGSDGFSASRDGGRYDGMALRTNRWAVEAGHVHSARSSFFDALPPGSAELDCALVMRHVPVVWDALPALRTAAA
- a CDS encoding wax ester/triacylglycerol synthase family O-acyltransferase, translated to MPPTSSMFLVPETRDQPMHVGGLQLFEPPEGAGPDYISGLYREAIAATEVAPLFRRRPHRGLSTLGQWAWADDGDIDLEHHIRHSALPRPGRVRELLALTSRLHGTLLDRHRPLWETHLIEGLDDGRFAVYSKTHHALMDGVSALRLLERSLSRDPAERLPLPFVSRPRAARSPRDGDGDGGENAVLHAAHAAAEAVGDIAGLTPRLLSIAARALREQAVALPGQAPRSMLNVPITGSRRFAADAWDLARIRAVGKAADATVNDVVLAMCAGALRDYLLAQDALPDAPLVAMTPVSLRGGDDEGEGNAVGAVLVSLGTDLADDEARLLAIRESTRQAKASLAGLSQLQVTALSAVVMTPLLLNLLGIARFVRPAFNLVISNVPGPADTLYWNGARLDGLYPLSIPLEGQALNITVTSYAGRMQFGLTGCRRTLPHMQRLLHGLDESLAALEKAFA
- a CDS encoding acyl-CoA carboxylase subunit beta; the protein is MTEETLREVAERLAERRADALRMGGDELVKRQHSLGKLTVRERLELLFDPGTFVESGLLAGAVDSPQSQGKRTPADGCVTGVGEVDGRRVVVVAYDFTVLAGSIGLHGERKAARARDLATKHGMPIVYLLDSAGARVTETVGAAFAGAGDLFRELTTMSGAVPQVAAMMGPCSAGTAYIPALCDFVPMVKGTSSMALAGVHLVRAATGEEVTEEEMGGSAVHNKVSGVADREAADDRDCLAMVRDYLSYMPSRYGEPVPLRPTEDPADRRCEELYDLVPANNRRAYDMRRVVKVLADDGAFFPMKPDWAKSVITGFARFGGRTAGVVASQPMQMGGALDMHSADKAARFVNLCDSFEIPLVFLVDVPGFLVGKKVEHDGIIRHGAKLLYNVSEATVPKVTVVLRKAYGAGYFVMAGRAYESDHLVAWPSAEFSVMGPEGAVNILFRKQLAAAESDEAREALREQLVNGIRQSIDPYLAARMAFVDDLIDPADTRRHICHALAAAAGKRVPRPARKRGVSPV
- a CDS encoding DEDD exonuclease domain-containing protein; amino-acid sequence: MTATAVQGAFDELGTPLRDTTFVVVDLETTGGSPATSAITEIGAVRVRGGVVEGEFQTLVDPGGPIPPFIAVLTGITDAMVVAAPKIEQVVPAFLEFARGAVLVAHNSPFDLGFLKAACARTGYEWPGFDHLDTVTLARRVLTRDEAPDVKLSTLSRVFRTSVTPCHRALADAQATTDVLHGLVERLGNLGVHSLEELRTFSSLVPPEQRRKRYLADHLPHRPGVYLFRDGNGRVLYVGKSKDLRARVRNYFVASEPRTRMAEMVACAERVDHVECSHGLEAEVRELRLIAEHKPRYNRRSRYPERALYLKLTTERFPRLAVVRKIADDGATYLGPFGSTRTAELARAAAHEAFRIRQCTMRITRRTRVPGCVLRELGRCGAPCAGEESEEAYAAHTTAFAHAVAADPEALRAAAQRRMDDLAAQHRYEDAAAHRDRLAAFVRAAARQQQLAALAALPLLVAAQPDTRGGWHLAVVKHGRLTAAGAVAVGVDPRPHVDALVATAETVTPGPGPTPCATSEEMQAVLRWLGTPGTRLVRVDGEWASPARGAARLLRLLDQAYDGAAPFADRRPMRTVAQPARRFA